The nucleotide window gaggccagggcctgtgctcggccccataaaaatttggagtcattgaaaaaatctctgtaccaggagtgggaccgaatgacgccagaagagctgcggcccattaccgaaaatttcaagacccgTTTGAgtctctgtatcggcgcaaagggtggccattacgaaacttcttaaatgtatgaatactaaaggtccatgttatggttgttattatttggtttttcaaaattcgtcgatttgacagaattagaaaaaagttcactatttttattatttgactcGCTAACTCTTcgagcacaattagtgaactttgagcgcggatatctcggaaactatgcgagatatcgaaaaactcaacccaatcaatcttgtggcaaattttgtcagcttcaattttgtatagaatggtcttatcgctgggacacatagtttcccagatatccgcgctcaaagttcagtaattgtgctgaagagttctaaAGGAGTCCACCCCCAACTTGTCTAAGTTCGGTGGACCCGGGACGTGTCTGTGGCTTGAAAATAATTCGATCGAGAGCCTTCCCTTGCTCCTGCTTCAGAAATGATTCATTCGGAATACGTAGTCTAGAACAGAGGCGTCTTTAACTCGGAGGAGGCGCCTCCGTCCAGTAAAGAAGGCGCCTCCGATCCATCAGAACAGGCGCCTGGGATCGGTTGCATCATGCATATGCATCGCGCGGAATCTGCAGCATGATTTACGATTTTAAACGAGGCAGCCATCTCAGTAATTACACCCGTCAAAATTATTGAATGTACCGCTGGGAGAACTCGTTATCCGCTATAACAGCGTCGTACCGCTATCTCGTCGTTTCTTGCGCGGCGCGACGGAACAATTTCCACATTGATTTCATAAAGTCAGGATGCAATCGATTAACGCGCGAACTAGTTTGCTTTGGCTATCGTAAAATCGTAAATGTTCGTTCGGGATATTAAAGGTCTACGATGCTTTATGTTTCAGGAGGAGTGCAGGAAGAGGATAGCCGAGTGCACGATGAGCGAAGGTGCGAGCACACCGGTATGCGGGAGCGACGGTGTTACGTATTCCAGTCACTGTCGGGTCATCTCAAAGCAGTGTCAAGGCATGTCCATCCTTATCAAACACACTGGTACTTGTCCAGGTAAGGTGGTACTCTCTGGTTCTAGTAGGCGAACCATAGAAACGTGTATAATCGAATATGTCGGAGCGCGTTCTTCCTTGTTCGTCGCGTGTAACAAACGTAAGAAGGAACATATAATTCGAACCTGTCCGTTCCACTGGCAGAGACACCGGCGTGCTTCTCCGCAAGGTTGACCGCCAGGCCGGGTGCGCGACCAGTCTGCCGGGTCGACGGCACTTACGCACCTGTGCAATGTCACGAGGAAACCGGGTACTGTTGGTGCGTGACGCCGCAGGGCAGACCACTGCCCGACACCTCGGTAAGACACCAAAGACCAAGATGTTTGAAACCTGGTCCCAGATCTGCTGCTTCCACCAGGAGCGGGCAAAGAAGGCGCTCGCCGAGCTGGAAGCAGCGAAGGCAGTACAGCAGTAAGCACAGAAACACCTGCGATCGCGCCGAGAAGTCCAAGTTTAACGGCAACTTGATCGAGAACTTCAAGATCGAGTACAGGCGGACCAACATCTCCACCGACGGTGAGGATTTCGTCAGATCCCCGGTGTTTCGTTTGGTTTCGTTTCATTCCGTTTCGTGCCGAAGATTACCAGAGCTAGGgagaatagtattttaaatattggCTTGTGGAGAGAAGGTggattttccaggattgcaagggtgcgggattcgccttttcATTTGATATTGGGTCCTCTTTTTCGGGTTTCcgcctatatctcggaaactatgcgtcctagcgataagaccttTCTACACAAaaggctgacaaaatgtgccacaagattgattctattcagtttttcgctaggacgcatagtttccgagatttcGGCGCTcaaaattgtgctgaagagttagctagtcgaataataaaaatagtgaactttgagcgcggatatctcggaaactatgcgtcctagcgataagatcattctatacaaaattaaagctgacaaaatgtgccataaaattgattagattcagtttttcgctatttcgcatagtttccgagatttcGGCGCTcaaaattgtgctgaagagttagctagtcgaataataaaaatagtgaactttgagggcggatatctcggaaactatgcgagataacgagaaactgaatcgaatcaatcttgtggcacattttgtcagcttcaattttgtatagaatggtcttatcgctagggcgcatggttcccgagatataagcggaaaaccgaaaaaggggacttttagtatgtttacctccttactagtccaaacaaagtcccaaatttaaaaattgttttccttccatttccctctacaccccccctccccccttatgagcattcattgactggattaATAGCTATGATTTAATAATGATCGGCCGACCGACAGGTGACAAGAACGTGGAGAGGGTGTTGTCGTGGAAATTCGTCACTCTGGACAAGAACGGTGACGGTTACCTGGATAGGGCGGAGTACAAGGAGCTGAGGAGGCTCGCGAAGAAGGCGGTAAGGCCGAAGAAATGTGCTCGCACGTTCGCCCGCACGTGCGACCTAAATCGGGATTTGAAACTCTCCAGGCAAGAATGGGGTGCCTGCCTTGCGAACGACTTCACTCGTAAGTTTAACACGTGGTGCACGTGAGCTTCTCACTCGAGATAAAGGGAGAATCCAAAGCTACGAACTTGCCCCTGTATTACGTGATCACTTGATTTGATAGTAGTACATACTCACGGGGCTTTGCTACTCGTGTTCGGAGTTGAACTTCCAAGAGTCGCGAATAACGTAGAATAAAGGTCGATTTATCTTAGCCAGTCGGACATAACCTCACTATGTACCCTGGTTTTGTATCCAGTATTTTAGCTTTTTGGAAAATACTGGATACAAAACCAGGGTGGTATGGTTCTGTCCTCGGTGTATTATAGAGGTGTTCAGGCTTCCCTCAGAAAAGTGTGACAGATAGAGGTTAAGTAGGGTAGTCCGACTGACCCGGACTGGCTACGATAAGCCGACCCTAAACTCACCGGAAAGACACCAACGTTCTCTTAgcgttcattaaaattcatagattttttttctttcttttcgactGGTAATAGAATTGCCGTTAGACTTGAGAGCATGATGATTTTGAAACGCCAAAGCggactaatatatgtatacagtcccGAGGCGTCGAATCGAGCAGGTCCCACTTATCAAACGCGTACGATCGCGCCGTGTctccaagtagccacgtacgtccctaaaacgttttagggacgtacatggctacttgtggctacttgggtCGTATCTACCTATTATTGTAGTAGGGAttgggatgggatcaagttcaatatatgtatgtatgtacactgtacactcacgaatccgagtcaatatCTATAACCAAGTTTTATTTCTTGGGTTTCGATTATACTACTCGATTGTACTAAAAACAATAATGtctcaatgattatatttgaggagtgttcattttatacaaactgatatcgaacctgtttgcgaggaacTTGATCACATCCCTACCTATTAGAACACTGGTGCCTGCCTTCACCTATATGTATACACGGTAGATCGCTCTACCGTCCAGTAGAAAGTTCTAATCTCGAAAGCAGCTCTTAGGAGTTCAACTCTAAAGTCGTCGCGTAGCTGTCGGATCCATTTGGTTTGTGCTTGCACGAGAAACCTAGTAcatagcatttatggttggccaaCACGGTTGGGatcatttcaaaaatttattaatcagaaaatggctacgaTGAACAAAtatatctatgtatatgtatgtatacacagTTTTTATGGGTGTACTTCCGAAAGCGACAACCCTCCGATTTTGCTGAAATTTTCGCCAAAGCTTATCCTTGATTAGAGAAGAAAGTCCCTAAAAGGATTTTTAGCGACAAAGCCTCGTTTGGCCCCCAGCCCCCTTCAAAATTTGacagttcttactaaatattttcgaaattatcgattttagagaaaaaagtttcaaacaaaaaatgaagctcataaagagctctacaaaaaaggttatatacattttttacgtgaacctattattttggctgttatGACTCAAAATAACTCGGCGGGTGGTCAAATTAACtctgtcaaacatttttttaactttatttacctccgtaaataatgggaattttgaaaaatacttcagatAAAAGCTGTAGACCTCATCGAAATACACGTTTTATGTTGTATTGATTTTTGGCATAAAGAcaatagtttttgagaaaaacgataTTAAAGCCTCGTTTGCCCCCAGCCCCCTTCAAAGTTTCGACAGTaatataaaatgtgtatttcgatGAGATCTGCAACCTTTatttgaagtatttttcaaaattaccattatttacggaaataaatggagaaaactatgatttttatgGTTTTTTTAATGGTTTCCGCctttacaataaaatttgccTGTAGTAAcattggccctacgttgggtataaTCGTTGGCCCAACTGCATAAGGCCCAACAAAttgccaaccataaatgctactagggaatGATCTTCGATTCTTCGAAATCGAAAACAATTGCCAACAATTCGGATCGAATACAGTCGAAACTCTTTACCATTCTCCGGCGAATTATCAAATCCAGCTGCAAACATTGGTAAAACCGTTTTCCTGGTAGGCGCGAGCACCCAAGGTCTCAGTCAGCCGAGGTTGTTCGGTGCATAAATCAGTTTTGAACGCGGTGATATTTGCGAATTGGCGCCACGCTGTTACGCCACGGAACTTTGTCTCCCTCGGTGAGATGAGATGGAGCTCTTGTTATTGATCCGAAACGAGTCCGTGTCGATGATAAAAGGATCGAAGGATCGAAGGTCGCTTTCCCCCCCAACTAATCCTTCGAAACTAGAGGTCACGGTTTCGGACGTGTATTGAGGATACACGTATACCCATATTCacgtgaaccacgaaagtatttgaacgtattttaagtataactttcttatgatcggaccaaacgacctgacaaTTTTTGAGGTTAGAACTGATTTACCAAAcgacatgcaaaaaagatttttaaaaaattccaactgctaagaattacatgagaaagtgAAAGAGGCACCATTTATTacttttttattagagcccgtaatgaaaatttaaaatatactatatattaaaataacttttttatgaatggactaaacgacttcaatttctctgtacggCTAAAAGAATTAGTTCAGTAAATGACATCTAAGAAGTATGTCGAGAAAATGCATTTGTTCGGAATTGTGAaagacaatagtaaaaattgattttcacgacttttttagctgggccaataacgaaaatttaaaagatgtgctCGGTCAACCAGTATAAATTGCACACGCtcagaaaatttcattgaaattggttaattggtttacgagttataaacgatcaaaagtggtaatttctagtgtaccataaagtggcaagttttaccacttttgatcgtttataactcgtaaaccaattaaccaaacccaatgaaattttcagtacgtatataatttatactggTTGACTAATTTATGCTGAAgtgtgttcaaatactttcgtggttcactgtatacccaagtagccacgtacgtccctaaaacgtacgtttcaggtccagttcacgtccaaacgtcctacgtccattctgcgtacgttttagggacgtacgtggctacacgtggctacttgggtatccgtgtatgtatattaattgcACGTGTATTTTCAATGCAACACGTGAAACGGGTATCTCCCCACGTAgccacaagtagccacgtacgtccctaaaacgtacgcagaatggacgtaggacgtttggacgtgaaccgtacgttttagggacgtacgtggctacttgggtctATTCGAAACAGCTTGTTGATCGCGTCGCACGACGTCGAAATCAGTACAAAATTCCcccccaagtagccacgtacgtccctaaaacgtacgtttcacgtccaaacgtcctacgtccattctgcgtacgttttagggacgtacgtggctacttgtggctacttgggtCTGTTTACCTATCCCCATTAGAATCGCCCTCGATGCAACCGCGATCGGTTGTAATTATGTATTCCGTCATTAGCGACAAACCGAAGTGGCGAGGAACGTCGAGTCGCATAGACGGTTACATTTTATGGCGATCGTAAATTGAGATTAACAGCAGTGCTCATACTTAAGCAGCCTAACGTGTGCTAATCTATCTACTTGCGTCGCATTGCAATCGCCTACGGGCAATTACCGCACGCGCTCGCTCCCTCTCCTTGCCTCGTTTCCTGGGTGAAGGTTGCTTTTTTAACGATTCTATTTATTAGGTCGCGTCCCATAAGTTCGGTGCCTCGCTTATTCTTCtactatttaaattaattaacaaacAAGGTCCACGCGTTCAGTCATGTCACCGTTCTTTACGTATTTCCGGTCAtgcaattgaaaaatgttttaaacaaaagttcacCAGTACTTGGTGACCTGCATGCTCGCATATTCTGAAATCTGAAGAAATGCGTTTTACGTAAAAAaagtgaaggtcaccttgacttttttaaatggcgccATATGTTTTCGACGTGATAGGATCGTTGCTGACGTCGAGAGGAATTCAACGGTGTATTATACGATTACCTTGAAAGCTACGGTGTCATTTAAAAATTTCCGGTACCCTCACACCCCTAAATCCAACACGACCCAATACTTTTTCTTTGAACATCTTTGAAAGATACCTCTCTCCGTTCGCTGGGGGAGATGGGGGCGGCACTTGCAACCGTGAATAAAAATGTCCACAAAGAGCCCCGGCTCGAGCACGTCGTTCGAGGATGATACCGGAAGATGGTCGTCGCGGTCTTTGTCTCGGCGTCTAAATCGTGGCATAAATTACAAGCGTTGCCAGGACAGGATGTCGCGCACGCGAAGGGCCGTCGTCTCTATGGCGGGACCCGCTTAACATTCGTGAATCCTGCCGGAAGTTTGCCCACACTGCCGGCCGGTTACCGAGGAATTGAAGCAATTGACCCCGTGTACGTACACGGACACGCGTCGCCGCGACTGGCCTACAAGAATGACCGCCCGCGCTACTCGTCgttccgtcgcgtcgtcgcttcGTAAATCCGCGCCTACGCGATTTATCAGGTCGTTCCCGGACGTAATATGAACATATTACACTACGCTGTACTTTCAAAGAGATCTTCTACCCCGCGCGCCCGACACCGCCCGCGATCTTTTATTTTCCACCGAAACGATCCAATTGATTTTACCCGCATCGCTGTGTGAACTACAGTGGTCGAAAAATCATGATAGGTTCATATCATTTTTATCATGTAACAGTGTGTTTCATTTCCATCTTTTATTATTATGTAGTAAGTGATTCATCACAGTGTAATTAGTAGAACACATTCCAGATAGCAGCCGACGTCTCATAGACGTCTGTTTCACGTCGTTTTTAAGTCTGAATGTCTTACTGCAAAAAAGGACGGCTCTAAGACGTCCCAAAGACGTCTTACAGATGTCGTTtttacgtcttaaagacgtcttttcgGAGACGCAGTCTAGaaaatcctgtagtaaactaaagTTCGAATAGTATAGtacgatattaaaaaaattatcgtcCTTTTTAGAGcgcccgaatattaattcgtttcactgtagCTATGCCTAAACGCTGCCAATAACGATAGGACGAATGTAGACTGACATATAGAATTGTGGTCAATTGCATGTCAATTATCGTGTTCGTGCGACCCAGTATCGACTTGTATGACCTCGGGAATCATCTATGTACAGTCTAATAATTGCCACtatattatttatcattattcgtTGATGCTGGATGGAATAGATGTATAGAATTAACATTGTTTTGTACAGCTTCTGCTTTTTGGAACGATGTCTAAACAAACGCTTTCGATcgtctaacaaaatattgtagaaAACTGAAGGTACACCTTTCAAATTCGTGAATCGATTCCAATTTATAAAACGATGCAGAATCTAACGCATTGCATGTGAATTTTCATAATTGTGCATCACCATCGATTGCTTGCCGAATAAATTCCTTGTCGGGTCGGGAGTACATCCTTTAGTAGACTGGTAGACGAGTAGAAAGGAAAAGTACAAGGTGATTTGAAATTAACGTTAGAGCAGATGTCAAAATTCCGAAATGTTCTGACGATACTTGAAAATGATCCTGCACTTTGAAatggtacagtaaagtcgcgattcttgtcaaacagcctgtgctctgcacggacaactatcgcataccgacattattttctTATGAATTAATGtaccgcgccgagagttcaaacAAAAGCCGAAAAAGTCCATTCTTGCGcccaaaactttcatcgtcgattgaaCCACTAAGTACAgtcgaaattatatcgtgtttggtcttattttaatcagaaaaatgccacgaatattttggtgaaagttccataaaaaaataatgacaaataaagaagattaaatattggtgttacattgtgaggacgcacgggcctttgaactaaGTACAGTAGAAATCAtatcgtgtttggacttattttaatcagaaaaatgccacgaatatgttggtgaaagttccacaaaaaaataatgaaaaataaagaagattcaaaattagtgttacattgtgaagacgcacgggcctttgaactaaatacagttgaaattataccgtgtttggtgttattttaattagaaaactgccagaaataagttgacaaatatcgcgactttatTGTACTTTGAAAAGACTTGATTTGTTGGGCGCGCGAGAGATCGttgcctgaaacgtcgtttGTTGAACGTGTAACAAAATGAGAGGGGAAATGAATTGAATGTTCGCCACCGCTCGCTGCTCTGCTAGAAAACCTGCGATGCGCGAATGACAAACAAACATTGTACATATATAGGTAAGGCCGGTCGGCTGAGTGACATCATTGTTATCATTTAGTACGTTTGTTCTTGTCGCTGAACCCCGCAGACGAGCGCCCCGAGGTCCCTGAGGCCCAGAGGACCCGGGCCATGGACCAAGGTGAGTCCTAGTTCTGCACATCAACAGCACTGCCACGTTATTTCGAATCAAGTTTCTTGTAACCTAATAGAATAAAACGCGAGTCGCTATGCAATAATCATAACGCGTTCGGATCTTTCCTGTACattgtatattaattttgtttGCGTCACCACCCATTTTTTCGCGTCGcttcattattttatttgtaaataaaatgagaACTCCGTAACGGAGACCGGCTTTCACTTGTATTATAATCGATCACTCGTAAACGCTTCTGGTCCGATGCAGGGTTGGGATATTGCACGGCTTTTTCaagcatgcgcgacgattttagTGCCAGTAAAGTACAACGTTGGGCTAAAATTGGATACCTTGGTCACCCCGcataatttctcaatttcaacttcaatttcaacatcaatttttcaatttcaacttcaatttttcaaattccacttcactttttcaatttccacttccatttttcagtttcgacatcaatttttcaatttcaacatcaatttttcaaagtccacttcactttctcaatttccacttccatttttcagttttcaacatcaatttttcaaattccacttcactttttcaatttccacttccatttttcagttttcaacttcactttctcaacttccacttccatttttcagttttcaacatcaatttttcaatttcaacttcaacatcaatttttcaaattccacttcactttttcaatttccacttccatttttcagttttcaacttcactttctcaacttccacttccatttttcagttttcaacatcaatttttcaatttcaacatcaatttttcaaattccacttcactttttcaatttccacttccatttttcagttttcaacatcaatttctcagtttcaatttcaattccaacatcaatttttcaatttcaacattaatttttcaatttcaatttttcagtttcaacatcaatttcgcaaattcatcttcaatttttcaacttcaacttcaaatgcacgtagaaggtccaccttttcgattttccgcttatatctcggaaattatgcgtcctagcgataagaccattctatacaaaattaaacctgacaaaatgtgccacaagattgattgaattcagtttttcgctatctcgcatattttccgagatatccgccagTGATGTCAGAATGAGCTCCAAacgaagtggaatttgaaaaattgatgttgaaactggagaatgggagtggaaactgaaaaagtgaagttgaaattgaagttaaaattggagtgttgaaattgaagttctgAACAGACTTCTGAACTCTTGCAATACTTTCCTACCAGTAACAGTTCTTCACTACATTCCCCACAACCTTAGGATGTAAATACATAATACTACGTTCATGTACttggtcgcgcatgcgcgaaaaaaccgCGCAATATCCAAACACTACTCCGATGTCATGCATGTGCTGTAAAATTCGAAACGCGACGCGAGAACAGATAATTCAGAATTCAGTATCATCAAAATGTGTGTGTCTGCGTGTGTGAACGATCTTGTGTTTGTTGCGGGTGGTGACggcattttgttttttcaaaatttcatgcgACCAAGAAGCGTGTGATCGCTCGTgtgtaaatgtaaataaatatacgagTTTCTTTCTTCCaaattctgtggttgtcaggaagagtTGTACATGCCGTTTCAAGTTTCGGTttctaatgctttgacatagaaCATATAGGTTAGATTTGCATTTTATTTTAGccttttttctggtaaacacTATAAAGctgaattaatgcataaactgaaatgtttcgagattatttcatgcggcgttcttcctcgGATCCACAGAATTGACTGCTGCATTAACAAACTGCGAGTGAAACGCAATTGTACAGTAAAACAACATGCGAAATTTCGAAAACGTGTCTTGTATAAATAGAATTTGATATGCCGAGCCAAAGAAGGGTCGTCTTTCAGAGTTCAATTTTGAACGAAAACTCTGTAGGACaaattcgtcggaggataattTTCTTCCATGTTTTCCACAGTGTTGAAAGGGAATCCTGCACCGGTGCATTCTCGACCGACTTTCAACGATGATCCTGCGAAAACGAAAGAAGATAGCGATGGTCAGTGACTCGAAAGTGAACGGGACGTGGCTCGGTATACTTTTCCTAAATAATTTCGTATGACTCTTCCAGCGAACGATTGTTTAACCGACAGAAGATCTGTATTGGAAGACGAGAGACAGCATTCTCAAGAGAAATTCTATGTACCTGAATGTACTCCCGATGGAAGGTATCATCGAGTGCAATGTTATTCCGGCTACTGTTGGTGCGTGTACCAAGATACCGGTAAACCGATCCCTGGAACATCTTCTAAAGATCGTACTCCGAATTGCAATCCTGTACCAACTCCTAGCAGGCCCATGAAGGGTAATTAATCAACGAACAACTTGATTCAGTCGCGAGTAGCCGGCGAAACGAATCCCGAATAGAATACAGGGTGGTTATTCTGACCGTAGGTTGTCCCGAACAGAAGAAGCAATTGTTTCTACGAGATTTGATGGACCTGATGCAGAAGAAGATGAAAGCCTCTGGAACGGATTCAGATGAGACAACGGCTAAGTGGCAAGCTTCGAAAGAAGAGCAAATAGCGACCTGGCACTTTGTCATGCtcgataaaaacaaaaacaaggCAAGTTTCGCTGTTTAATATCTCTTATATGCGTAAAACTTTCTGCGACagcttatatgtatattattttcgtTCGCAGGTTCTGGAGAGGAAAGAATGGAAAAGTTTCCGTACAATGGTAGCGAATAATAGACAGCTTCAAAGATGCGGCAAAAGATTGCCCAGATACTGTGATATCAACAACGACAGGAGAATCAGTATGACAGAGTGGCTCAGTTGTCTAAACGCGCAACGACCTGCGCCATGTAAATATGTTATTCTATGCGTTTAATATGATTAACCCTTGTGTAATCAA belongs to Lasioglossum baleicum chromosome 17, iyLasBale1, whole genome shotgun sequence and includes:
- the Magu gene encoding SPARC related modular calcium binding-like protein magu isoform X2 — translated: MMIPMIRAAILLSVFVHLDAVANTITKAKEECRKRIAECTMSEGASTPVCGSDGVTYSSHCRVISKQCQGMSILIKHTGTCPETPACFSARLTARPGARPVCRVDGTYAPVQCHEETGYCWCVTPQGRPLPDTSVRHQRPRCLKPGPRSAASTRSGQRRRSPSWKQRRQYSSKHRNTCDRAEKSKFNGNLIENFKIEYRRTNISTDGDKNVERVLSWKFVTLDKNGDGYLDRAEYKELRRLAKKAVRPKKCARTFARTCDLNRDLKLSRQEWGACLANDFTHERPEVPEAQRTRAMDQVLKGNPAPVHSRPTFNDDPAKTKEDSDANDCLTDRRSVLEDERQHSQEKFYVPECTPDGRYHRVQCYSGYCWCVYQDTGKPIPGTSSKDRTPNCNPVPTPSRPMKGCPEQKKQLFLRDLMDLMQKKMKASGTDSDETTAKWQASKEEQIATWHFVMLDKNKNKVLERKEWKSFRTMVANNRQLQRCGKRLPRYCDINNDRRISMTEWLSCLNAQRPAPSDSMEKASTSKPIRMGPNPLDQILKNDDD
- the Magu gene encoding SPARC related modular calcium binding-like protein magu isoform X1; this translates as MMIPMIRAAILLSVFVHLDAVANTITKAKEECRKRIAECTMSEGASTPVCGSDGVTYSSHCRVISKQCQGMSILIKHTGTCPETPACFSARLTARPGARPVCRVDGTYAPVQCHEETGYCWCVTPQGRPLPDTSVRHQRPRCLKPGPRSAASTRSGQRRRSPSWKQRRQYSSKHRNTCDRAEKSKFNGNLIENFKIEYRRTNISTDGDKNVERVLSWKFVTLDKNGDGYLDRAEYKELRRLAKKAVRPKKCARTFARTCDLNRDLKLSRQEWGACLANDFTLRLFLSLNPADERPEVPEAQRTRAMDQVLKGNPAPVHSRPTFNDDPAKTKEDSDANDCLTDRRSVLEDERQHSQEKFYVPECTPDGRYHRVQCYSGYCWCVYQDTGKPIPGTSSKDRTPNCNPVPTPSRPMKGCPEQKKQLFLRDLMDLMQKKMKASGTDSDETTAKWQASKEEQIATWHFVMLDKNKNKVLERKEWKSFRTMVANNRQLQRCGKRLPRYCDINNDRRISMTEWLSCLNAQRPAPSDSMEKASTSKPIRMGPNPLDQILKNDDD
- the Magu gene encoding SPARC related modular calcium binding-like protein magu isoform X3; protein product: MMIPMIRAAILLSVFVHLDAVANTITKAKEECRKRIAECTMSEGASTPVCGSDGVTYSSHCRVISKQCQGMSILIKHTGTCPETPACFSARLTARPGARPVCRVDGTYAPVQCHEETGYCWCVTPQGRPLPDTSVRHQRPRCLKPGPRSAASTRSGQRRRSPSWKQRRQYSSKHRNTCDRAEKSKFNGNLIENFKIEYRRTNISTDGDKNVERVLSWKFVTLDKNGDGYLDRAEYKELRRLAKKAVRPKKCARTFARTCDLNRDLKLSRQEWGACLANDFTLLKGNPAPVHSRPTFNDDPAKTKEDSDANDCLTDRRSVLEDERQHSQEKFYVPECTPDGRYHRVQCYSGYCWCVYQDTGKPIPGTSSKDRTPNCNPVPTPSRPMKGCPEQKKQLFLRDLMDLMQKKMKASGTDSDETTAKWQASKEEQIATWHFVMLDKNKNKVLERKEWKSFRTMVANNRQLQRCGKRLPRYCDINNDRRISMTEWLSCLNAQRPAPSDSMEKASTSKPIRMGPNPLDQILKNDDD
- the Magu gene encoding SPARC related modular calcium binding-like protein magu isoform X4; protein product: MSEGASTPVCGSDGVTYSSHCRVISKQCQGMSILIKHTGTCPETPACFSARLTARPGARPVCRVDGTYAPVQCHEETGYCWCVTPQGRPLPDTSVRHQRPRCLKPGPRSAASTRSGQRRRSPSWKQRRQYSSKHRNTCDRAEKSKFNGNLIENFKIEYRRTNISTDGDKNVERVLSWKFVTLDKNGDGYLDRAEYKELRRLAKKAVRPKKCARTFARTCDLNRDLKLSRQEWGACLANDFTLRLFLSLNPADERPEVPEAQRTRAMDQVLKGNPAPVHSRPTFNDDPAKTKEDSDANDCLTDRRSVLEDERQHSQEKFYVPECTPDGRYHRVQCYSGYCWCVYQDTGKPIPGTSSKDRTPNCNPVPTPSRPMKGCPEQKKQLFLRDLMDLMQKKMKASGTDSDETTAKWQASKEEQIATWHFVMLDKNKNKVLERKEWKSFRTMVANNRQLQRCGKRLPRYCDINNDRRISMTEWLSCLNAQRPAPSDSMEKASTSKPIRMGPNPLDQILKNDDD